CTAGTCTACTATCTAGCTCAGGACtttgttatttaaatattaaaaaaaaaaaactaaaatgactctattttttaaatgttttttataaaattaatctggatatcatgaaagttttaaaTGGATCGACTTCCAACCCAAGTTGAATCGCATATTAACCCACCTGAAAGGCttgagtttaatatatatatatatatatatatatatatatatatatatatatatataaaataatgctTCAAACTAGCTTGAACCATTggaagggaaaagaaagaatcTCGATCATCATCAATGGTACTGTAGGGACTTGGCCTCATATATTCCATAATGAGCTAAGAAGTGGTGAAGATAAATGAGTAAAATCTGATGATCATATTGATCTGAGGGCCATGATCACAACTTTCCCATGGAAGAAGCATTTTGGAGTGGGCTTGAAGAAGATGCTTGAAACGGAATCGTATGCCATGGAAATATCAGATCGATCAATAAGAAAGCAAACTGATCTCTTAGATTGTCCCAtttcttttaacaaacaaacactTTTATTGATTGAAGTAATTAATTCAATGTCAATTATGTATGAGTCCTCTTAGTAATGTTTTGTAAAAGATTagtatttactttttttttattttttttttctcatgcaaGATAGGCAATTGccacttatttatttattttattttatttttgagaatcACTAATTTACTTTGTGGTTAGAAGGAAGAGAGGAATGAAAACGGACCTTTGAGGGAAAGAAATATAGTAATGGCAGAAAGGTAGGAATACGGTGCTGATTTGATGAGTGATCGAGAAGCATTACCACAAATTATAAGCATTTTATCTTCAGTTTCATCCtttacttttctctttttctaaaCATTATGTCGGTATACATATTGAGTGAGttgcaatgaaaaaaagaagaaataacaaaaaacagaaaagtaCGAACAACTTTACTGATAGAATTAACATGATACTTAAGtttatttatagatatattGACGATAATAATCTCTTAATATAtactgataaaattataaataatatttcagtaagatttaaaaaaacaaattcatacaatgatatgatattttttactaatataATGACTAATGGAATGAGCggaagaattattttttcaataaatctattagtaatatttaatttatgacatATCTACCAACCCTCCTCTCCCCTCCGCCATTTATATCTTGCTTcttatgcatttttttctaCAACCACCCCCTCTCCTCTCAATCTCAAAACAACTCAACTCTTACAATAAATTCAGCCACTCTAGCGCTTGATTTATCCGCATTCATAttctgatttaaattttatatagtcATGTCTGTTggtatattttaaagaattaaaaaaaaattacttcaaatatcattgttattgttaaCTCTtcgaaaaaattataaatagtatCATATCggtgatatgttatatttaccGACTGATATACCAacagacaaataaaaatactgatgAAATTGCATATGGTATTACTGTCATTTATATGGCAAACTTCTTGAAGGAAATATAGAAGGAATGAAGCGGGTAATTTTTTTTGCGCGCTTTGTTTTTCTGTAAATgtatttgtaaatttattatGAACAAATTCACCAATAAATCAGAAATTACTAACGAGATTTTTTCTAACCAATCGGTTTAGTCTACAAGCTTGtcgataaaatatatatcaataatctTATGAATGTAAATACCAACAAAAATCTCCATCGGTAAAAATATTAATCCTGGTAGTGTGGCTTGgaattaatgaaatgaaataaattttgtgACATCAATTTAAAAGCAACACTTAAACATGAGATTTtacggggaaaaaaaaagaaaaaaaaaagtagaaagatGTATCACGTCTAACTCCCTGGCTTTAACTTAtatgactcttttttttaaaagacagaaatatgttttttttttttttaactttaactCGTGTGTACATAACTATACGattttaaatatgtattttttacatCATTCAAAGACTTTTAATTAATAAGTTATATTTGATATTGGctccaatatttttatttaaattttttttataaaaacatatttctcTAATTGCTAAAtcgattttttaaatttttttaattcatctaaaAACATGTTGATTTTTAGGCTACACTCAATGCAATGCCAGTGCATTGTGATGGGCTTATAGAGCAAATGTGCTTGGTGATGTTAAAATTACGAACGGTActagataagtaataaaaattaaaaatgtgaagaaaataatattcaatgagaaaaaaaaattgtgttggtgataaaaaaaacttagagattGAACCATGTAaagaaatactgtagcaatccatagtgttttataaaaaaagctacagttgtaattcttaaccaactcaatattaaaaaaataaaatcaacaaggataatttaaaagaaaattataaaaaacacaatatggaaaaacattgtagcagtgcacagtgttttaaaaggaaaaaactacaaaggtAGATTATCAACtagctcaatatgaaaaaaaaaaatcgataaagacaatttaaaaaaaaaattaaaaaaaacatgtgggggaacattatagcaatccacagtattttaaaggaaaaaactataaagctaaatttttaaccaactcaatattaaaaaaataaaatcgacaaagacaattttgaaaaaaatctttaaaaaaaaaaaaaaaatcatatagagaAACACcatagcaatccacagtgtttaaagaaaaaaaaactacaaagttaaattctcaacaagctcaatattaaaaaaaataaaatcgacaaagataattttggaaaaaatcataaaaaaaaaaacaatcataaaaaaatcaaaacaaagaaaaccatgtagaaaaatattgtggcaatccacaatattttgtaaaaaaagctacagttgtaattctcaaccagcttaatatcaaaaaaaataaaattgacaaagataattttgaaaaaaaaaatcataacaaaaaaattctttgtggggaaacactatagcaatccactgtattttaaagaaaaaaactacaaaactaaattcccaaccattcaatattaaaaaaataaaatcaataaagataattttagaaaaaatcataaaaaaaaacacgaaaagaATCCATCtagaaaaacattgtagcaatccacagtgttttgtgaggaaaactaaagtacaaaactaaaactaaattcCCAaccattcaatattaaaaaaataaaatcaataaagataattttagaaaaaatcataaaaaaaaaacacgaaaagaATCCATCtagaaaaacattgtagcaatccacagtgttttgtgaggaaaaactaaagttgtaattctcaactagcttaatatcaaaagaataaaatcaataaagataattttgaaaaaaatcattacaaaaaaaaaactatatgagaaaacattgtagcaatctgcagtattttaaagaaaaaaaatctacaaaattaaattctcaattaactcaatattaaaaatataaaatcaacaaagataattttttaaaaaatcataaaacaaaaccatatgagaaaatattatagtaatttacagtgttttttttagaaaaacatacaaagctaaattttcaactagttcaatataaaaaaaaattcaataaaaaatattttaaaaaataatattatcataaaaaaaaaaccaagaattgAAACTAAAGCAATCTACAATAATAATCAAGTACAATTGCTTCGTCACCCGAACCAAGAAGTCCTTAGATATGTTTGTACTTTCCTTTTAGAGTTTTGTTAATATAACTGAAGcgtaatttactttttataaaaaatgattttaatggcTGAACTGTTGAGATTGCCGACAACATATTTCAGATATTTATGTCTGAACTGTTCATATTGCCGACAGCAAACAGACTaatctcggtttttttttttttgttgttgatttatattattacctATAAAATCACAGGTTGTTTTTTGGAGGAGCTATTAAATCATACTAgagttttccttttccttttcttatatttatttttttgcattgttattaattattttttaaaaaaatatatcaatataattttttttattttttaaaatttatttgtactATTAACACACtaaaccaatattaaaatatttaaaaaataatatttacaaactttttttttttttcgcaatGACTATAACACACTGTTCACTGCAAAAACGATCAGCAAAACAATCAGTTTACAAAAACGATGGTATCTATCTATGGTGAGGTTATCCCCAGCCGAAAAACTCCTCTAAACAAGCAGCAAAAAGATTAAAGGAAAACACGTGTCCTTTCACTATACATCAAAACGACACGTCTCCATATAGAAGCAACACGTAGCACTCGCCCTCCATGACCCAATCAGATCAGCCTCCAGCCCATGATGTCCTCCAAACTTCTCTATAAAAATCATTCACAAACTCCTCAAAACAGATGTGACATTGAAAGCCCACTCACTAATTTCAACCATAGAAGCCGTCTTCTTCGTTAATTTCCCTTTTGCACTCCATTGCTAGCCTCACAATTCTCGAAAAGTCTCTTGTTTTTCCTTCGTAACAGACGCtttgtgttgtttttatctTGTTGGGGGCAGTTAATTGCGATAAATAATATGACTCGTGGAGTTGGCTTTCCGATATGTGTCCAATGCGGCACAACCAGCAACCCTTGCCGGTGCAAGGTGGTAGGTCCGACTCTAGGGTTCTTGGCGTTTGTGGTCGCCGGCGTGGTGGAATGGCCAGTAGGGGCagttgtttttctctttaaacGCATGAAGGGTAGGAGGATCATGGCCCATCCTGCCACTGTCGTCTACCCCCGAGTCACGCATGCAATCCCTATCTAATGGTTACTTTGGACGAGGGTTTCTGTGGCTGGTGTTGCTTGCTTTACTTGATTTGGGTTTctgttaaattttatatatccaTGGAAGAAAGAAGATGTAATTTAGATGCGTtctggttttctttgttgttgtattgtgatcggaaactaaaataaatgacACTGTCTAACTTGCTTTTACGGATTGGTGTTGCTTACTTGCCTTGCTTCCCGTTTGGGAACgtcttattaaaaattttaatttttttttgtgttttggattttttttgaggtggtgatttaaaaaataatattttttttattttaatatattttaattttaaaattattttaaaaaataaatataattaaaataaaaaaaatgatttctatTCTACATACAAAAGAAGTACTCTTTTCTTTATCCTTATCCAGttattcttatcttttcttacaTCCTTATCCTTCTGGTGAGCTAGaagaataaattatattattatataaataggaGAATAAATTAGGGCCTAGGAGAATAAAGTCTTGTACTGGTATCCTTATCTTTCTGAACTATAAAGTCTTGTCCTCATatccttatcttttttaagaataaaattttgtactaaaattaaatgtttttttatacaaattaaattcttaataattatagagatcaattatttataaacggaaaataaagagaaacaaaatgaattttttatatgaaatttaaatttattatctatttttcttgtgtttttcgttctgattttttattttttatttttactctttttttaaaaaagtaatttgatattaatttagatttgaaaGAGTGtaataaagtaaaacaaaagtttgagtatcaaaataaaattgtttaaaaaatactatttcaatCGACGTATCGTTAATAGCATTGAAATCGCCTCACAACTTTGTTTGTTTATAATAGATTCCTTTAATTTGCTTAAAactctaaaagaaaaaaggttcaCTTTAATAAGGTGAAACAACGTTATAAGTGAGTTGgaccaaatttttattttaaaatagaaaaaaaaaaatatataagtgaGTTCgaccaaatttttatttttttaaaaaaaattgaaagacaaaaaaaactcaaaatatattcttatttaattatatgatagcaaaagaattaagaaaaaaaaagttgattaaaagtgaaatatttttaatttaattatatgataaaaaaaattaaaaaaaaaaacttaaaataaaataaaatttagcaaATCCGAACCTGCAAGGCCAAATTTAAGTTTGTAGCGTGCTTTTTAACTGGTTTGGCGAGGTTCGAACCTATGATTTAAGTTTGAAGAGCGATGCGCTAACCAATTGAGCTATATATAGAGATGCGGcatgttttattaaatacatgtagataaatatttatttgttcatgTGAACGactaaactgatttttttattaattctcaAAAGCGCAGGGAATAACCGGAAGTAACGAGCTTTAAAACACTCCCTTCGTaggtgaaaagaaaaggaaacatccCTTTTAGTTTACTCTTTTCAAAGAATGGAAAtaccaaagaaaaataaattttacactTTTGAAGGGATCAATAagcacttttttttctctttttttttttttcccatcgaTTTGCCTGCAAATTAATAAAGTAGATTACTAGGTAAATCTTGAAGAAAATGTATCCATGCTTCTTGTGAAATATGCAAATAATGAACGAAGAATCAAACAAATGCAAGTATATTGCTTATATTCATCTTGGCACTGAAGATGATGATTTAGATAATTTTACACTCTGTGTAATTGAATAGTCGAAGGACGAACTCTATAAACACCACAACCAGCTGGGTGCATTTTGATTTCCCAATCCATTCCTTAATTGAATTAAGTAAACTAATAGTGAATTTTGtgttaaattttggtttttttttatttttttttattactgtgGATCCTGAGTCAGCTTACTTACACCTCGATTAATCCTCACAAGCCATGGAATTAACAATAATGTAAGACTCCTAATGACCCTGAGTTTTGCGAGACTCAAACTGGTGAATTTTTAAGGAGCAAATCTAAAATCTGAGTACCACTTGATAAATTTGgcatttttaattgtgttttctaaggatgataacaaatatatatatataaaggatggaatttaaagttaaaaaaaaaaaaaaagcgaaaaaagaaaaaaagtttaccggaaaaacaagaaaaataaagtaaagttAAGCAAAAAGGCAATGAACCATATTCTGAACCTGGGAGGCCAAAGTTTGAGTTTTTAGTGTTATTTCTTAACCGGTAAGATACACaggaaaaatatataagaagagTCACACACACTAACCAGTTGAGCTATAGaataaagatattaaataaatatttaacttttaattgtttatttgtttatataaatagttaaaccaacttttttttttaaattttcaaaagagtGGGAAGTAACTAACTATAAAACACCCCTCTCCCTTCTTcggggaaacaaaaaaaaaaaagaataacggTGGTTGTGCATAACTGCTATTGaaataacatgtataaaaataactaaaatatcatgaagaacCAATTGTCCAAGATAAGATTTAAGATTTAATAGCTTAGAGAATAAGTCGATGTgacatggaaaaaaagaagaaggaaaagataAAATGAGTCATTgagaatatattataattttatttttgacacttccaatattaaaaagaaattttgatgaaataattctaattatacattaaaatatcattaaatataatgataattgaTTAGAGGTTTTGTTCAAGattaatttagaattaattacaaccttatttaatattttttaaaatatgattaaaatcattaagatctttttaacaatatgagcatttaaaaaaataaatcactagtttattttttttggtttattttttcctttaatttttttttttttatttcctgtcACGTCATCTTATCTactctgtattttttaaataataaattatcttttgactataagaattttataagattttaagttgaattttgttaatattaattaatttgcaaatGGCATGTTTTTtgaaacatgattaaaaaaacagagtCGGAAATCAATGAAAGCCATTGTTTTGATACACGCTTGAATTTGAGCAATGGTTGAGCAGGCATTCGAAGAAGAATCTCAGTCGGAATATCTTGGTTACTGCCAATTGTTTCGGCTGAAGATGACCGAGATTTCACCTCACCGGCGCTCATATCTCCCATAAATTTAAACAAGACTGAGATTTTATGACAAATTACTCAGCCAATGTTGGAGCAGATTCTGCCTTTACCTGATATTTCAGAAGTAAAAAAAGACCTCCATCAAAGGATTGTGTAGTAATCAGACCCCAAATCGATTAGACAAACGGAAAAAACCACATAATGAAACGGAAAAGAAAATCCCATATTTTTCCAGAGAGAAACTAACTTTCATCATCTGAGATTTTCACCGGGAAACTCTGTAGGACATCAGAAGTTGAGGATTTTCAACAGACAAGATGAAAAacctttctcttctccttctgaAACCCAGCAAATCGTCTTCAAGCTCTCAGGTTCTTGGAGTCTCCACCCTATTCCTCTGAAGATAGAAATCACGATGGTGCTGGTGTGTTGTGCTCAGGCTGTGTCTGCTAATATAGTATTTCGAGAATGTTGTTGCAAGTGCCAGTGCTATAATTCTTGCTACTGTCGAAAGAGGGGGCCAAGAAAATCTGGATTTTGGATTGAGATAACTGGAAAATAAGTGCCGGTACAAGAATTCCTTGTACTTCTTGACTATGtacattattattaatgttaaattgctAATGTTGCTCTCTATATAAAGTTATATATGATAACTATTcattatttaaaagataatagttctttctttttctttttttatatttactctCCTTGATAAGCAAAGACGTTCGTACTATGCATTTTGATTCTAGTAATTAAAGTGGTCTCACAAGGTTTTCGATTCTACCACCCTGCAAGCAGATTTGGTGGGTCCTTAAGTCTAAGGatgtgtgttgtttttttttttttttttttttggccctGTTTTCATGAGAAATTGAGATTACAAATGGAAAtgaacggaaaaaaaaaataggaaaaggaaaattagTTTCGACTACGTTATTTTacaagtaaaatttaaaaaatatcatggtctaagaaaaagaaagaagatggtATTGTGATGTggatactattttttttttaattttcttgaaataattattttattattatttattattgggattttcttttaaagatttgTTTAGCTTAGAAGTACTAATAACAAGTTGACTTCTGTTGCCCATGTaactttcttcattatttttttgcataattgtGTTATTTCCTTCATTGTTACATGATGCAGTTtggttaaataaatataatttaacttttaattttacggttaaattaattagtaaaaaaaattaaaagtcataTTTTGtagagaattaaaattttataataattaggTATCGAGAATTTCTTCAAATAAGGTCTAGATTTTAAAAGTCTTCCTAATGAATTAGGATTTTATAATGTTTCAAGTCCTGGAATTTATTGTACAAGAATGTGAGTGCACTTGTCGCTTTTGGTGTGGGAAAATtacattgaaaataaagaacaatGTAATCGGACTAGTTCTTGATCAAAGCTTGATCGAAACTAATTCCCCGTAATCCTGGACAAATTTGATTTCTACCTTCATCATTAGCAAAGATTTGGGCTTGACATTGTTTgtgtttgcattttaaaaaaatttaaattttttttatttaaattaatatttttttttatattttcaaatcattttaatatgttgatgttaaaaataattttttaaaaataaaaaaaaatattattttaatacattttcaaataaaaaatactataaaaaataaccacaatcatACTTCTCGTTCGTTGATCAATATGCATACACTACTTTTTATAACTAACACAggcaaattctaaaaaaatagaaataaaaagaaagaatcataagaaatttttatttttaattctcgATCACAGATAATTATGGTGAGTCGATCAGCTATAAAATTAGACTTAAAAAATctcttgaaaaaattgaataaaacattataaatttttttataaaacaagttCTTCAACATGTTCAtataatcaatatttttcttgaacttGGAGTTATTCATATAATCCAAATACATACTTgcttataaaaatacattaaatccAATTCTTCCTTCAAATGCAAAACAAGCAAAGGTAAATCCAAAATTGCTACCATTCAAAACTATTCTTTAGTAAAATATCAATACGGCTTCAAACCATTATGCACGGCCCAAGTCAATGGTGAGGTCAATACGAACTTGTGTAAAACGGCAGAGCCACTTGGCTCTTCACCCAATCAAATAATGACATGTTATCTCCATCGTGAAACAGAACTGCCACGTCATCACACGGCTTGACGAGATGTTGACTTATCGGGTCCTCTTTcgtaattttaaattgttaaggTTTATCCTATAAGTGGTGCATGGCATTTACTGGTGGTATGCAAATTAAGCTTTGATCCTCAACATCtcctctccttctccttctctgttttCTTCGTCCCTCTGATTTCCATGGCGAGGCCTCTGTTAGCCATGCAAAACCTTTCATTTCTATCAAATCTCCCAGTCTCCAATTTCATTGCTTTTATAGCAGTTCTTGGTGTATTTTCTCTTGTAACTTTCCTATGTGCTTCTCATCACAAAGCAAGAAAATCACAGAGACAAGGAGACGATGAGGAAAGTGTAATTATTTCACATTCAAGTGAGAAAAGGCTTCTTTCGAAGATAAATAGTGATATTAGGGAAAAGGCTCATTCGATGGTGAAGATGATGTCTTGGAGGAGGCTGGAGCAAGATGAGGACTGTGatgatggaagagaagagattTGGAGGAGGTCAATCGCCATGGGAGAGAGGTGCAGGCCACTGGATTTTTCAGGCAAAATTATGTATGATTGTGAAGGAAATCTTATTCCTGATCATTCAACTCAAAAATGaagaggttttttttcaaaagaacagatttttattttttttatttttgcggGGGAGGTTAATTTTCAGAAATGTAAAAAAGTTGTGCAAAAACAAGGAATTAAAGTGAACGGAGGTCTAGCTCTCTTCATGATGTAATATGCTTCAATGACATTTCTCTTGACCCTATCTAGCTTGTGTGTTGACTTCATATCATATAGCTAGAACTTATTCATAATTATcgttaacaaattaaataatttcttaatgttttagtattttttcagttatttagattttttaatcttgttgtCTCATTCAATCCTCAACATGCTTGAGAGGGAATATTCTCATTTTCGTTTTTCTCTGGCCATCAAAACTCCTCTTAAATAACATTTAAGGGaatcatttatgtttttgtttatatataaaaggattcAAGGGGGCGATCAGGAATAAGGAATTAGAAAGATTCGGTATGTTTAGAAGTGCAgtgagttgttttttataattttttttaaattttttaaaataatattttttaaaaaaaaaaatatttttaacattagtatattaaaatgtataaaacattttaaaaattaaattttagaaaaatctaGCCGCACGAGGGTTTCATGACTTTCAAGGTCTcactttttcttcctttttcataTGTAATTGAAAGTGTTGTgattgcggttgtttttcattcaaaaaaaataagctaataatttttttttatttttttaaatttatttttgagatcagcacattaaaataatttgaaaacatcaaaaatatattaattcaaaaaaaaattaaattttttttaaaaacacttttgaaacgcaATTACGCTTCTCGTACACGGTTGGCCAAGTGGATTGGACTGATGGGCCTgctattttctttctcaaatcttTCCTTTTCGATGGGCTACCAACCTTCAATCGGAAACTTGGGCTTGGTTTGGGCCCTAGGATGGCTCGGTTGACAGAGCCCTAGGGTTTAGTTGGGCTTCGATTTaacctctccttttctttttctccactTTAGTTGGGCTAAAAGGTAAAAAGTTCAGAGTTTGGCTAAATAGAGGAGGGTTACGTTTAGCAGGTGTACGTAGAGAGTTTAGTCGGCGAAGAAGGCTCGCTTGGTCTACATGGAGAGGGTCAAGTCGGGGAGAAGAGGGTTCGGTTGGGTTGGAAGAGGAGGGTTCATTTTTGTCACATTAGTTACATACTAAACATGACAAATTTTGATACAGAGAGCTAGTggatagattttttattttatttaatgctCCTATATAActctaacaattattttttttattagtaaacaTATATACTTTCCTAAAGCTTAAATAGGTTGACTATATACTAGGAGGATACGAAGAGTGGAcagattttagaaaaatattaaatttcatttattaatccAACTCCAACTCCAactatttaatgttttattagtAAACTTAtacttaccaaaaaaaatattctaaggTTAATTTGTTTGGCTATTTACTAGGACGAGATGGATAGTTAGACGTTTTAGCCAAGATATTACTTTCGCATAACTAATAAACAACTTTTAGTAACCTTAATTAAGgccaaaatgtaaaaaataaaaaaaaaaaattcttattttcataaaaaattgagttttgtgatttttttcaaaggTGTGATCTCAATTTCATTATCCAGATTTATAAGTTTGAAAGATTAATCCTAGttgacatcaatatttttatttagatttttttaaaatcaatttccatttttagttttaaaaataaagatgctATATAAAAATCTTAGGTAGTTATTgtctctataaaaaaataaatatgttttaagaGGCTCATGGCCCATTTTATTTCTTAGTCAAGATCCTCCAACTATCAAACTCATCTTTTTCCTCTCAGCATAAATGGTTAAAACAACTGGCTATCactttaacttttcaaaagttAGTTCTTTACTTATATAAATGACAAACTACTTTCaatgatattgaaaaacatctttttcaatatttcaaaaagcaaatcacttgctttaatttttttttaaagaaaacaatattgttttgctttatatatagGGACTCTGTAAAAGACACAAACACTTATTCTCTTGTAacatattcaaatttttttataacctttTATATAACCatcatttattatataaaaaaatcgtattttttggatttgaatcTCTACAACCAATAGTTCTTGTATTAgtttcaatataaatttaagtaaGGTTCCTTTAAATCttacttttaatatatcttctattttaattatgtttaaatttCTGCAAACTTAAGTATGCTCTGTATTTGTTAGAGGATCATATCATTATTAGACTTGCCTCTTCATTCATAtcataaatttgtatttttatgttctattttttaaaaaatatatatcagcTAACCTATAACTAGATTTTAAGATCACTCTAAGGTATAACAATACCagatttatttatgtattgatgttattaaaattttatgttttatattttgttttaaaaaacaagcatATCAGTTGGAAATCTAAGGTGTAACAGCACcacaaatttatttatgtattcattttattgaaaatttaagttttatattctGTTTTAAAAACAAGTATATCTGCTGGAATTTAGGCAAGTTATACTTCTCAATTTTATGTCTGTTTTGCATACATGCAATCAAAGTGGCTAAAGATGTCTGTTTTGCAAACATAATTAATGTCACGGGTCTCTTCTCATGGGATTCTGTTGGTTGTTCGATTCACAAGACATACCTAATTTTGAAACTCTAATCAAAACGAAAGCAAAATGTATCCAACTTTTGACCCGT
This DNA window, taken from Populus alba chromosome 17, ASM523922v2, whole genome shotgun sequence, encodes the following:
- the LOC118028850 gene encoding uncharacterized protein gives rise to the protein MTRGVGFPICVQCGTTSNPCRCKVVGPTLGFLAFVVAGVVEWPVGAVVFLFKRMKGRRIMAHPATVVYPRVTHAIPI